Proteins encoded together in one Trueperaceae bacterium window:
- a CDS encoding sulfurtransferase gives MHESSSGAAGRPAASPLVGARELVSRLGEPGLRVVDARFELTDPSVGPALYAEGHVPGAVYLDLDRDLAAPPGLRGRHPLPDLAALAGRLAELGVGDAHEVVVYDQTGTMYAARAWWLLRYLGHERVRFLDGGYRAYLAAGGPVTAAVPRHEPATFTARPRRDMVAEAEELLGRLGDGRLVLLDARAPERYRGEVEPLDAVAGHIPGAVNRPYTSSMGEDGLLDPDELRSVHRVAALPADADVVVYCGSGVSAAHLVLALEVAGLSGVRLYPGSWSEWSRRGLPAARGDEEAVP, from the coding sequence ATGCATGAGAGCTCCTCGGGCGCAGCGGGCCGGCCCGCCGCGTCGCCGCTCGTCGGCGCCCGGGAGCTGGTCTCCCGCCTCGGGGAGCCGGGCCTCCGCGTCGTGGACGCCCGCTTCGAGCTCACCGACCCGTCGGTCGGACCGGCGCTGTACGCGGAGGGCCACGTGCCCGGCGCCGTCTACCTCGACCTCGACCGCGACCTGGCCGCGCCGCCCGGCCTGCGCGGCCGGCATCCGCTCCCCGACCTGGCGGCGCTGGCCGGCCGGCTCGCCGAGCTCGGCGTGGGCGACGCGCACGAGGTCGTCGTCTACGACCAGACCGGCACGATGTACGCGGCGCGCGCCTGGTGGCTCCTGCGCTACCTGGGCCACGAGCGGGTCCGCTTCCTCGACGGCGGCTACCGCGCTTACCTGGCCGCCGGCGGACCCGTGACCGCGGCGGTGCCGCGCCACGAGCCGGCGACCTTCACCGCGCGCCCGCGGCGCGACATGGTCGCGGAGGCCGAGGAGCTGCTCGGACGGCTGGGCGACGGGCGCCTGGTCCTGCTCGACGCGCGGGCGCCCGAGCGCTACCGCGGCGAGGTGGAGCCGCTCGACGCGGTGGCGGGCCACATCCCCGGCGCCGTGAACCGGCCGTACACGAGCAGCATGGGGGAGGACGGGCTACTCGACCCCGACGAGCTGCGGTCCGTGCACCGCGTCGCGGCGCTGCCGGCGGACGCCGACGTGGTCGTCTACTGCGGGTCTGGGGTGAGCGCGGCGCACCTGGTGCTGGCGCTGGAGGTCGCGGGCCTGAGCGGCGTGAGGCTCTACCCGGGCTCGTGGAGCGAGTGGTCGCGGCGGGGCCTGCCGGCGGCTCGGGGCGACGAGGAGGCCGTCCCATGA
- a CDS encoding TrmH family RNA methyltransferase yields MRRRVDSPKNPLVTEVIALKERRRRARSGHFLVEGAREAERALASGVAPRTLLIAPDLAPRRVAEPLAAAAEAAGAEVVELSAAAFERLSLRQNPDGVALVAVAPDRRLAPEADLGGGPVLVLDGLEKPGNVGALLRTADAAGATAVVVTGEGTDVENPHVVRASQGSLFALPIYVAPRDEALAALKGRGFRLVAASPRAGLAHWEADLTGAVALALGTEDRGLDPAVEAAADVLVRVPMLSRAADSLNVAAAGAVVLYEALRQRSR; encoded by the coding sequence GTGCGCCGCCGCGTCGACAGCCCCAAGAACCCCCTCGTCACCGAGGTGATCGCGCTGAAGGAGCGCAGGCGCCGCGCCCGCAGCGGGCACTTCCTGGTCGAGGGCGCGAGGGAGGCGGAGCGGGCGCTGGCCTCCGGCGTCGCGCCGCGGACGCTGCTCATCGCCCCCGACCTCGCCCCGCGGCGCGTCGCGGAACCGCTGGCCGCCGCCGCCGAGGCGGCCGGCGCCGAGGTCGTGGAGCTCTCGGCGGCGGCTTTCGAGCGGCTCAGCCTGCGGCAGAACCCTGACGGCGTCGCGCTGGTCGCGGTCGCGCCGGACCGGCGCCTGGCGCCGGAGGCCGACCTCGGCGGCGGGCCCGTGCTCGTGCTCGACGGGCTCGAGAAGCCGGGCAACGTCGGCGCCCTGCTGCGCACGGCCGACGCCGCCGGCGCCACCGCCGTGGTCGTTACCGGGGAGGGCACGGACGTGGAGAACCCGCACGTCGTCAGGGCGAGCCAGGGCAGCCTCTTCGCCTTGCCCATCTACGTGGCGCCACGCGACGAGGCTCTCGCCGCGCTGAAGGGGCGGGGGTTCCGGCTCGTGGCCGCCTCGCCGCGCGCCGGGCTGGCCCACTGGGAGGCCGACCTGACCGGCGCCGTCGCGCTGGCCCTCGGCACCGAGGACCGCGGTCTCGACCCCGCCGTGGAGGCCGCGGCCGACGTGCTCGTCAGGGTGCCGATGCTCTCGCGCGCCGCCGACAGCCTCAACGTCGCCGCGGCGGGCGCGGTAGTGCTTTACGAGGCGCTCAGGCAGCGGTCGCGGTGA
- a CDS encoding response regulator: protein MAKILVAEDLAGQRMVLDMLLSVEGFEVHLVEDGAQALEYLKNNTPDLAILDVRMPNVDGIEVCRRMKKVSRLKSVPVMILTALRDEVTLESARLAHADSVVVKPLEGKDFREEVKRLLAKGHVTEA from the coding sequence GTGGCGAAGATCCTTGTCGCCGAGGACCTGGCGGGCCAGCGCATGGTCCTCGACATGCTGCTGTCGGTCGAAGGCTTCGAGGTCCACCTCGTCGAGGACGGGGCGCAGGCCCTCGAGTACCTGAAGAACAACACCCCCGACCTGGCCATACTCGACGTGCGCATGCCGAACGTCGACGGCATCGAGGTCTGCCGGCGCATGAAGAAGGTCAGCCGCCTGAAGTCCGTGCCGGTGATGATCCTCACCGCGCTGCGCGACGAGGTGACCCTGGAGTCCGCCCGGCTCGCGCACGCCGACTCCGTCGTGGTCAAGCCGCTCGAGGGCAAGGACTTCCGCGAGGAGGTCAAGCGGCTGCTCGCCAAGGGCCACGTGACCGAGGCCTGA
- the mscL gene encoding large-conductance mechanosensitive channel protein MscL translates to MLKEFREFINRGNVLDLAVAVVIGAAFGAVTSSLVDQVLMPVIGLIVGGVDFSNLGIILRGRDLYDSVPEAVAAGAPVIQYGAFLNTVINFVIVAFAMFLVVRAFNQMRRRFERPVEAAAPEPTAEERLLAEIRDLLAARREMP, encoded by the coding sequence ATGCTCAAGGAGTTCCGCGAGTTCATCAACCGGGGCAACGTCCTCGACCTCGCCGTCGCCGTGGTGATCGGGGCGGCGTTCGGCGCCGTGACGTCGTCGCTCGTCGACCAGGTGCTGATGCCGGTCATCGGCCTGATCGTCGGCGGCGTCGACTTCAGCAACCTCGGCATCATCCTGCGGGGCCGGGACCTCTACGACTCGGTGCCAGAGGCCGTGGCCGCCGGGGCGCCGGTGATCCAGTACGGGGCCTTCCTCAACACGGTCATCAACTTCGTCATCGTCGCGTTCGCCATGTTCCTCGTCGTCAGGGCGTTCAACCAGATGCGCCGGCGCTTCGAGCGGCCGGTCGAGGCGGCGGCGCCCGAGCCGACGGCCGAGGAGAGGCTGCTCGCCGAGATCCGCGACCTGCTGGCCGCCCGGCGCGAGATGCCCTGA
- a CDS encoding DUF3084 domain-containing protein, with protein MTFIVLLVLGLVVLAGIIAFAGDRLGTYVGRRRLSLFGARPRRTGQIVGVMAGILIMLTTLGVLALAFENATQTLLNFQRTLDELNRLRVQERVLNQNVADANAQLAELRAALEEAQETIRTAEEQRDAALVARDQALAERDQLLQQRDELQDRVDQAAQAVEQTEAQLLSTQEQLAAAEDELAAATAALEQARADRDAALQEAQDAQAEAARRVQEANQAQQALQQANEELAELEEQLVQAGIQLSDAQEQVRSAEARLAAAEQELAAAEAAQAAAERARDEAQAARDAALAERDAAIGESAELTQRLAALNEEVEALEGTAEELRQQAAELESQNQALREANAGLASQNERLQQQNTSLGELNESLEAEIRRRNEDLQALQGEVDQLREEVENQARELADLQQEADRFERGDVYFVRDQLIYSGAVHATTPAEAREQLAAFIADATEYVSRRGVERIRVTTEQFNLLVDVIVQTPGEDLIRLISPSNQISSTIDVLVEAIENTVLFQRGQLIVSTQLHLGSPELPISQDEIRTALANLKADAVRKMRRAGLDEGQLPDFGPVTEEMFTNMLLRLSGPVTIGLVATEPVSRAGPAHLELMILY; from the coding sequence ATGACGTTCATCGTCCTGCTCGTGCTGGGACTGGTGGTGCTGGCGGGCATCATCGCGTTCGCCGGCGACAGGCTCGGCACCTACGTGGGGCGCCGGCGCCTGTCGCTGTTCGGCGCCAGGCCCAGGCGGACGGGCCAGATCGTCGGCGTCATGGCGGGCATCCTCATCATGCTGACGACGCTCGGCGTGCTGGCGCTGGCCTTCGAGAACGCGACCCAGACGCTCCTCAACTTCCAGCGCACGCTCGACGAGCTCAACCGGCTCCGGGTCCAGGAGCGCGTGCTGAACCAGAACGTCGCCGACGCGAACGCCCAGCTCGCCGAGCTGCGCGCGGCGCTCGAGGAGGCGCAGGAGACGATCCGCACGGCCGAGGAGCAGCGCGACGCCGCCCTGGTGGCACGCGACCAGGCCCTGGCGGAGCGCGACCAGCTCCTGCAGCAGCGCGACGAGCTGCAGGACCGCGTGGACCAGGCGGCGCAGGCCGTGGAGCAGACCGAGGCCCAGCTCCTGTCGACGCAGGAGCAGCTCGCCGCGGCCGAGGACGAGCTGGCGGCGGCCACCGCGGCGCTGGAGCAGGCGCGCGCCGACCGCGACGCCGCCCTGCAGGAGGCTCAGGACGCTCAGGCCGAGGCGGCGCGCCGCGTGCAGGAGGCGAACCAGGCGCAGCAGGCGCTGCAGCAGGCCAACGAGGAGCTGGCCGAACTCGAGGAGCAGCTCGTCCAGGCCGGGATCCAGCTCAGCGACGCGCAGGAGCAGGTGCGCTCGGCGGAGGCCAGGCTGGCCGCCGCCGAGCAGGAGCTGGCCGCCGCGGAGGCGGCCCAGGCCGCCGCCGAACGCGCGCGCGACGAGGCCCAGGCGGCGCGCGACGCCGCCCTCGCCGAGCGCGACGCGGCGATCGGCGAGAGCGCCGAGCTGACGCAGCGCCTCGCCGCGCTCAACGAGGAGGTCGAGGCCCTCGAGGGCACGGCGGAGGAGCTGCGTCAGCAGGCGGCCGAGCTCGAGTCGCAGAACCAGGCCCTGCGCGAGGCGAACGCCGGCCTGGCGAGCCAGAACGAGAGGCTGCAGCAGCAGAACACGTCGCTGGGCGAGCTGAACGAGAGCCTCGAGGCGGAGATCAGGCGCCGCAACGAGGACCTCCAGGCCCTGCAGGGCGAGGTCGACCAGCTCCGTGAGGAGGTCGAGAACCAGGCTCGGGAGCTGGCGGACCTGCAGCAGGAGGCTGACAGGTTCGAGCGCGGCGACGTCTACTTCGTGCGCGACCAGCTCATCTACTCGGGCGCGGTCCACGCCACCACGCCGGCCGAGGCGCGCGAGCAGCTCGCGGCCTTCATCGCCGACGCTACCGAGTACGTCTCCCGCCGCGGCGTCGAGCGCATCCGCGTCACCACCGAGCAGTTCAACCTGCTCGTCGACGTGATCGTCCAGACGCCCGGCGAGGACCTGATCCGCCTGATCTCGCCCAGCAACCAGATCAGCTCGACGATCGACGTGCTCGTCGAGGCGATCGAGAACACCGTGCTGTTCCAGCGCGGTCAGCTCATCGTGAGCACGCAGCTCCACCTGGGCTCGCCCGAGCTGCCCATAAGCCAGGACGAGATACGCACGGCGCTGGCGAACCTCAAGGCGGACGCCGTGAGGAAGATGCGGCGCGCCGGCCTCGACGAGGGCCAGCTACCCGACTTCGGGCCGGTGACGGAGGAGATGTTCACGAACATGCTCCTGCGCCTCAGCGGGCCGGTGACCATCGGCCTGGTGGCCACCGAGCCCGTCTCGCGCGCCGGCCCGGCGCACCTCGAGCTGATGATCCTCTACTGA
- the lptB gene encoding LPS export ABC transporter ATP-binding protein, producing MSALNSVPDGAGEVPPAAAAARGASGAQGAAKVLSARGLSKRYGRRKVVDALDLELRRGEIVALLGPNGAGKTTSFYMIVGFVRPNSGTIRLGGEDITRLPMHRRARLGLGYLAQEPSAFRRMTVRDNLMAILEFQRLTRREQERRADALLEEFHLSHLAHHRADTLSGGERRRLEIARSLTIDPDFLLLDEPFTGVDPKSIREIQTLIHDLRARRGLGVLLTDHSVRETLAIADRVVLMFDGRVRFDGTPADFAADPEVRTSYLGSDFQL from the coding sequence ATGAGCGCCCTGAACAGCGTGCCTGACGGGGCTGGCGAGGTACCGCCCGCCGCCGCGGCCGCCCGGGGCGCGTCCGGAGCGCAGGGCGCCGCCAAGGTGCTCTCGGCCCGCGGCTTGTCGAAGCGGTACGGCAGGCGCAAGGTCGTGGACGCGCTCGACCTCGAGCTCAGGCGCGGGGAGATCGTCGCGCTGCTCGGCCCCAACGGGGCGGGGAAGACGACGAGCTTCTACATGATCGTCGGGTTCGTGAGGCCCAACTCCGGCACCATCAGGCTCGGCGGCGAGGACATCACGCGGCTGCCCATGCACCGGCGGGCGCGCCTCGGCCTCGGCTACCTGGCGCAGGAGCCGAGCGCCTTCCGCCGCATGACGGTGCGCGACAACCTCATGGCGATCCTCGAGTTCCAGAGGCTGACGAGGCGCGAGCAGGAGCGGCGCGCCGACGCCCTCCTCGAGGAGTTCCACCTCAGCCACCTGGCGCACCACCGCGCCGACACGCTCTCCGGCGGCGAGCGGAGGCGCCTGGAGATCGCCCGCAGCCTCACGATCGACCCGGACTTCCTGCTGCTCGACGAGCCGTTCACCGGCGTCGACCCGAAGTCGATCCGCGAGATCCAGACCCTCATCCACGACCTCAGGGCCCGGCGCGGCCTGGGCGTGCTCCTCACCGACCACAGCGTGAGGGAGACCCTGGCCATCGCCGACCGCGTGGTGCTCATGTTCGACGGCCGGGTGCGCTTCGACGGCACCCCGGCGGACTTCGCCGCCGACCCCGAGGTGCGGACCTCCTACCTCGGGAGCGACTTCCAGCTCTGA
- a CDS encoding 2-oxo acid dehydrogenase subunit E2 — MRLPDVGEGIEAGTVVSVLVKPGDRIHKDQPLVELETDKAVVEVPSTASGVVKQVNVKEGDEAPIGAVLVVVEEGASAEAAAPAEPAEPAETEAAEPAEPAAEPQAAEQPVPAQPPAPNREERAPAAAEPAAAPRPAGAGEGAAAEPGRDGRHLVPAAPSVRRLARELGVDIRAVQGTGLLGRISANDVRRAAAGVQARPAAGAPAAPPLPDFSRWGEVERVPMSGIRKATVRSMSTAWATVPMVTHFDRADVTDLERFRKRYQREADKVGAKLTPTAVLLKVVGLALRRFPDFNSSIDVEKQEVVRKRYVNVGVAVDTDAGLLVPVVRDVDRKGIVELAKELGELAEKARERKLTLEEMQGGNFSVSNLGGIGGTNFTPIVNPPDVAILGVSRAAVEPVWDEEAGQFVPRTVMPLALTYDHRLIDGAAAARFLRWVCTALEDPFVALLDA, encoded by the coding sequence GTGAGGCTTCCCGATGTCGGCGAGGGCATAGAGGCCGGCACCGTCGTCAGCGTGCTGGTCAAGCCCGGCGACAGGATCCACAAGGACCAGCCGCTCGTCGAGCTGGAGACCGACAAGGCCGTCGTCGAGGTGCCGTCCACCGCCTCCGGCGTCGTGAAGCAGGTGAACGTCAAGGAGGGCGACGAGGCCCCCATCGGCGCGGTGCTCGTGGTGGTCGAGGAGGGCGCGTCAGCCGAGGCGGCGGCCCCGGCGGAGCCCGCCGAGCCGGCCGAGACAGAGGCGGCGGAGCCCGCCGAGCCCGCGGCGGAGCCGCAGGCGGCCGAGCAGCCAGTCCCCGCGCAGCCCCCGGCGCCGAACCGCGAGGAGCGCGCGCCCGCCGCCGCCGAGCCCGCCGCCGCGCCGCGCCCGGCCGGGGCGGGGGAGGGCGCCGCCGCGGAGCCGGGCCGCGACGGCCGGCACCTCGTCCCCGCCGCCCCGTCGGTGAGGCGCCTGGCGCGCGAGCTGGGCGTAGACATCCGGGCCGTCCAGGGCACCGGCCTGCTGGGTCGCATCTCGGCGAACGACGTGCGCCGGGCCGCCGCCGGCGTCCAGGCCAGGCCCGCCGCGGGGGCGCCCGCCGCGCCGCCGCTGCCCGACTTCAGCCGCTGGGGCGAGGTCGAGCGCGTGCCGATGAGCGGGATACGCAAGGCCACGGTGCGCTCGATGTCGACGGCGTGGGCGACGGTGCCCATGGTCACGCACTTCGACAGGGCCGACGTCACCGACCTCGAGCGCTTCCGCAAGCGCTACCAGAGGGAGGCCGACAAGGTCGGCGCCAAGCTGACCCCCACGGCGGTGCTCCTCAAGGTCGTAGGCCTGGCGCTGCGGCGCTTCCCCGACTTCAACTCCTCGATCGACGTCGAGAAGCAGGAGGTCGTGCGCAAGCGCTACGTGAACGTCGGGGTCGCCGTCGACACCGACGCCGGGCTGCTGGTGCCGGTCGTGAGGGACGTCGACCGCAAGGGCATCGTCGAGCTGGCCAAGGAGCTCGGCGAGCTGGCGGAGAAGGCGCGCGAGCGCAAGCTGACCCTGGAGGAGATGCAGGGCGGCAACTTCTCGGTCTCGAACCTGGGCGGCATCGGCGGCACGAACTTCACGCCCATCGTGAACCCGCCGGACGTGGCGATCCTCGGCGTCTCGCGCGCCGCGGTCGAGCCCGTGTGGGACGAGGAGGCCGGCCAGTTCGTGCCGCGCACGGTCATGCCGCTGGCCCTGACCTACGACCACCGGCTCATCGACGGCGCCGCCGCCGCCCGCTTCCTCAGGTGGGTGTGCACGGCCCTCGAGGACCCGTTCGTGGCCCTGCTCGACGCCTGA
- the aceE gene encoding pyruvate dehydrogenase (acetyl-transferring), homodimeric type yields MADVLDQLLDLDRSQLEPSELRELNSLEMREWLESLDYVLASGGPERVQEILDALEAHAERHGVRLPFESDTTYVNTIPVEQQPEYPGDLEIEKRITNMIRWNAMAMVVHANTESPGIGGHIATYASAANLYEVGQNHFFRGREKGPDADLVYFQGHATPGFYARAYLEGRITEEQLLNFRRELADPPGVSSYPHPWLMPHFWSFPTVSMGLGPIMSIYQARFRRYLEDRGLYPKGSGKVWAFIGDGETDEPETLGAIRVAARSKLDNLIWVVNANLQRLDGPVYGNGQIIQELEGIFRGSGWNVIKVAWGSAWDELLKRDKDGVLVKRFEELVDGESQRYAAFGGPELKERFFNTPELKALVADFTDEDFNRLNRGGHDPVKIYAAFKAATEHKGQPTVIIARTVKGYGMGSAGEGQNVAHQAKKLDENEMRAFRDRFNLPISDEEIKNKPFLRLDPDSPEHRYLMERRRELGGFHPERVVDVAPMPAPDFALFEEFLEPSGDRAVSTTMIAVSLLRKLVRDERWGKLIVPIVPDEARTFGMEALFRQIGIYSPVGQLYEPVDSANLLYYKESRDGQILEEGITEAGSMASFIAAGTAYANYGVTTVPFYLFYSMFGLQRVGDLVWAAADSRAKGFLFGGTAGRTTLAGEGLQHQDGNSHVLALPVPNLLAYDPAFAHELAIIVHEGFRRMYEEQDDVFYYVTIGNENYVQPGAPEHLSRDELRDGVLRGLYLFRPSGKKRAKLRAQLFGSGSIMNCVLEAQEILERDYDVAADVWSVTSYKALYRDALETDRRNRLHPDEPPERPYVYRALERTKGPLVAASDYMKVLPDVLARYLPRPMVSLGTDGFGRSEARAELRDFFEVDARHVVLATLHALAQEGQLEASAVVRARDALGISPDKGDPYHD; encoded by the coding sequence ATGGCAGACGTACTCGACCAGCTACTGGACCTAGACAGGTCCCAGCTGGAGCCGTCGGAGCTGCGCGAGCTCAACAGCCTGGAGATGCGCGAGTGGCTGGAGTCGCTCGACTACGTGCTGGCGAGCGGCGGGCCGGAGCGCGTCCAGGAGATCCTCGACGCCCTGGAGGCCCACGCCGAGCGGCACGGCGTCAGGCTGCCGTTCGAGTCCGACACCACCTACGTCAACACGATCCCCGTCGAGCAGCAGCCCGAGTACCCGGGCGACCTCGAGATCGAGAAGCGGATCACGAACATGATCCGCTGGAACGCGATGGCGATGGTCGTCCACGCGAACACCGAGTCGCCCGGCATCGGCGGGCACATCGCCACGTACGCGTCGGCGGCGAACCTCTACGAGGTCGGCCAGAACCACTTCTTCCGCGGACGCGAGAAGGGCCCTGACGCCGACCTCGTCTACTTCCAGGGCCACGCCACGCCGGGCTTCTACGCCCGCGCCTACCTCGAGGGACGCATCACCGAGGAGCAGCTCCTCAACTTCCGCCGCGAGCTAGCCGACCCGCCCGGCGTCTCCTCGTACCCGCACCCGTGGCTGATGCCCCACTTCTGGAGCTTCCCCACGGTCTCCATGGGCCTCGGGCCCATCATGTCGATCTACCAGGCGCGCTTCAGGCGCTACCTCGAGGACCGCGGGCTCTACCCCAAGGGCAGCGGCAAGGTGTGGGCGTTCATCGGCGACGGCGAGACGGACGAGCCCGAGACCCTCGGCGCGATCCGCGTGGCCGCGCGCTCGAAGCTCGACAACCTCATCTGGGTCGTCAACGCCAACCTGCAGAGGCTCGACGGACCCGTCTACGGCAACGGCCAGATCATCCAGGAGCTCGAGGGCATCTTCCGCGGCTCCGGCTGGAACGTCATCAAGGTCGCCTGGGGCAGCGCCTGGGACGAGCTCCTGAAGCGCGACAAGGACGGCGTGCTCGTCAAGCGGTTCGAGGAGCTCGTCGACGGCGAGTCGCAGCGCTACGCGGCGTTCGGCGGCCCCGAGCTCAAGGAGCGCTTCTTCAACACGCCGGAGCTCAAGGCGTTGGTCGCCGACTTCACCGACGAGGACTTCAACCGGCTCAACCGCGGCGGACACGACCCCGTGAAGATCTACGCCGCGTTCAAGGCCGCCACGGAGCACAAGGGCCAGCCGACGGTCATCATCGCGCGCACCGTCAAGGGCTACGGCATGGGCTCGGCCGGCGAGGGGCAGAACGTCGCGCACCAGGCGAAGAAGCTCGACGAGAACGAGATGAGGGCGTTCCGCGACCGCTTCAACCTGCCCATCAGCGACGAGGAGATCAAGAACAAGCCGTTCCTGCGGCTCGACCCAGACAGCCCCGAGCACAGGTACCTCATGGAGCGCCGGCGCGAGCTCGGCGGCTTCCACCCCGAGCGCGTCGTGGACGTCGCGCCGATGCCGGCCCCCGACTTCGCCCTGTTCGAGGAGTTCCTCGAGCCGTCCGGCGACCGCGCCGTGTCCACGACGATGATCGCCGTCAGCCTCCTCCGCAAGCTCGTCAGGGACGAGCGCTGGGGCAAGCTGATCGTCCCGATCGTGCCGGACGAGGCGCGCACCTTCGGCATGGAGGCGCTGTTCCGCCAGATCGGCATCTACTCGCCGGTCGGCCAGCTCTACGAGCCGGTCGACTCCGCCAACCTCCTCTACTACAAGGAGTCGCGCGACGGACAGATCCTCGAGGAGGGCATCACCGAGGCCGGTTCGATGGCGTCGTTCATCGCGGCCGGCACCGCCTACGCCAACTACGGCGTGACGACCGTGCCCTTCTACCTCTTCTACTCGATGTTCGGCCTGCAGCGCGTCGGCGACCTCGTGTGGGCCGCCGCCGACAGCCGCGCCAAGGGCTTCCTCTTCGGCGGCACGGCCGGCCGCACCACGCTCGCCGGCGAGGGCCTGCAGCACCAGGACGGCAACTCCCACGTCCTCGCGCTGCCCGTCCCGAACCTCCTCGCCTACGACCCCGCCTTCGCCCACGAGCTGGCGATCATCGTCCACGAGGGCTTCCGGCGCATGTACGAGGAGCAGGACGACGTCTTCTACTACGTGACGATCGGCAACGAGAACTACGTGCAGCCGGGCGCGCCGGAGCACCTCTCGCGCGACGAGCTCCGCGACGGCGTCCTGCGGGGCCTCTACCTGTTCCGGCCCAGCGGCAAGAAGCGGGCGAAGCTGCGCGCCCAGCTCTTCGGGTCGGGCAGCATCATGAACTGCGTGCTCGAGGCGCAGGAGATCCTCGAGCGCGACTACGACGTCGCCGCCGACGTCTGGAGCGTCACCTCGTACAAGGCGCTCTACCGCGACGCGCTCGAGACCGACCGCCGCAACAGGCTCCATCCCGACGAGCCGCCGGAGCGCCCCTACGTCTACCGCGCGCTCGAGAGGACGAAGGGCCCGCTCGTCGCCGCCAGCGACTACATGAAGGTGCTGCCCGACGTGCTGGCGCGCTACCTGCCGCGGCCCATGGTCAGCCTCGGCACCGACGGCTTCGGACGCAGCGAGGCCAGGGCGGAGCTGCGCGACTTCTTCGAGGTCGACGCGCGGCACGTCGTGCTGGCCACGCTCCACGCCCTGGCGCAGGAGGGTCAGCTCGAGGCCAGCGCCGTCGTGAGGGCGCGGGACGCGCTGGGCATCAGCCCCGACAAGGGCGACCCCTACCATGACTGA
- a CDS encoding 5'-methylthioadenosine/adenosylhomocysteine nucleosidase, with the protein MTRSGGPAPVAVVGAMPEEVDRLASGLSGAEELAAGPYRVARGLLEGASVVVAQCGIGKVNAAALTQYLVSLGVGGVVFTGVAGALDPDLRVGDVVIGVDAVQHDVDVTGLGYAPGEVPGTGTAFASDPRLVGLAEEAARDLEGVRVVKGRVASGDLFVADPVVGDRIRRAFGAVCAEMEGAACAQVCAAWGVPFVVVRSISDTADHAAEVDFRSFTSLAAARAEALVRGLLRRLAAPA; encoded by the coding sequence ATGACGCGTTCCGGCGGGCCCGCGCCGGTGGCGGTGGTGGGCGCCATGCCCGAGGAGGTCGACAGGCTGGCGTCCGGCCTGTCCGGCGCCGAGGAGCTGGCGGCGGGCCCGTACCGCGTGGCGCGCGGCCTGCTCGAGGGCGCCTCCGTAGTCGTCGCCCAGTGCGGGATCGGCAAGGTCAACGCCGCGGCCCTCACCCAGTACCTGGTCTCCCTCGGCGTGGGCGGCGTCGTGTTCACCGGCGTGGCCGGGGCGCTCGACCCCGACCTGCGCGTCGGCGACGTGGTCATAGGCGTCGACGCCGTCCAGCACGACGTGGACGTCACGGGCCTCGGCTACGCCCCGGGCGAGGTGCCCGGCACGGGCACGGCGTTCGCCAGCGACCCGCGGCTGGTGGGCCTGGCCGAGGAGGCCGCGCGGGACCTCGAAGGGGTGCGGGTCGTCAAGGGCCGGGTGGCCTCCGGCGACCTGTTCGTCGCCGACCCGGTCGTCGGCGACCGCATCAGGCGCGCGTTCGGGGCCGTCTGCGCCGAGATGGAGGGCGCGGCCTGCGCCCAGGTCTGCGCCGCCTGGGGCGTGCCGTTCGTGGTGGTGCGGAGCATCAGCGACACCGCCGACCACGCCGCCGAGGTCGACTTCAGGTCGTTCACGAGCCTGGCGGCCGCGCGGGCGGAGGCGCTGGTGCGCGGGCTGCTGCGCCGCCTCGCCGCTCCCGCCTGA
- a CDS encoding sulfite exporter TauE/SafE family protein encodes MNRQLRRAQAKMDRKAEIEREKKRAARREKIQELRERRRRQRETARTSAAASAPAERRTYSPEERKRLPGRFSGAYMFATVFFIALQAAVPADQKTTANSLIGAGFFLIYGYFATLYLSRRGLPRAMTTAAVGGVTLAVVLGVMQAVQGQPVDWLMCGLGAVGVLIGAYLGRSVFNAAPRP; translated from the coding sequence ATGAACCGGCAGCTCAGGCGGGCCCAGGCCAAGATGGACAGGAAGGCGGAGATCGAGAGGGAGAAGAAGAGGGCGGCCCGCCGCGAGAAGATCCAGGAGCTGCGGGAGCGGCGCCGACGCCAGCGCGAGACCGCCAGGACGAGCGCCGCCGCGAGCGCGCCGGCGGAGAGGCGCACCTACTCGCCGGAGGAGCGCAAGCGCCTCCCCGGACGGTTCTCCGGCGCGTACATGTTCGCGACGGTGTTCTTCATCGCGCTCCAGGCGGCGGTGCCGGCGGACCAGAAGACGACGGCCAACAGCCTCATCGGCGCCGGCTTCTTCCTGATCTACGGCTACTTCGCGACGCTCTACCTCTCGCGCCGCGGCCTCCCGCGCGCCATGACCACCGCGGCCGTCGGCGGGGTAACGCTCGCCGTGGTGCTCGGGGTCATGCAGGCGGTGCAGGGCCAGCCGGTCGACTGGCTGATGTGCGGCTTGGGCGCCGTCGGCGTGCTCATCGGGGCCTACCTGGGGCGCTCCGTGTTCAACGCCGCCCCGCGCCCCTGA